One window of Papaver somniferum cultivar HN1 chromosome 9, ASM357369v1, whole genome shotgun sequence genomic DNA carries:
- the LOC113311326 gene encoding F-box protein At3g07870-like, giving the protein MEDSNRNCLPEEVTLNIFSRLPVETVLDCKLVYKAWRNLIRLHGNTNYFAYQHLERRHPAEPNHGDGSDCAPMSFVFFDCSAEPNQGPQELYYAEYQEDNEISDPKFSIKKIKINFDFQQDIFGIVGSCNGVICLSVCTKFKTHASRSLNPGDGPREPLYICNPITREILNLPGLSIPHEKQIKGVRIAHGFGYHPLTNEYKVVRICYIGDLDKPSKGQVEVYTLGSGKGWRHICETSYNLCSYSTYSGTPSGVLFNGALHWLHMGSDGIMEMLAFDLHRENFDVLPTPESRFEQYYRTSRLRIIRGRLCHVSQHFERVGSWGVSRVLDLWFLKNNNKEMTSSSTYPKEQYEYKYSWLTGCSHWAPNMLFACTSKGEALMAKHGKVYRLKNRGKRIPERKRRPIRTWEINKNNQKSCVEPIPHINSFVSLKALGERSAKIFEESPDGDHMLISSGRATKRFNKSAAATSL; this is encoded by the coding sequence ATGGAAGACAGTAATCGAAACTGTCTTCCTGAAGAAGTCACATTGAATATATTTTCTAGGTTACCTGTTGAGACTGTATTAGATTGTAAACTTGTATATAAGGCTTGGAGAAATCTCATACGTCTTCATGGTAATACCAATTACTTTGCTTATCAACATCTGGAGCGACGACACCCTGCTGAACCTAATCATGGTGATGGTTCTGATTGTGCACCGAtgagttttgttttctttgattgtTCTGCTGAACCTAATCAAGGACCTCAAGAGCTATATTATGCTGAGTATCAGGAGGACAATGAGATTAGTGATCCTAAATTCAGCATAAAGAAGATCAAGATTAACTTCGATTTTCAGCAAGACATATTTGGAATTGTTGGTTCGTGTAACGGAGTGATTTGTTTATCAGTATGCACAAAGTTCAAAACCCATGCCTCGAGATCCCTAAACCCTGGAGACGGACCCAGAGAACCTTTATACATATGTAACCCCATTACCAGAGAAATTTTGAATCTTCCAGGGTTGTCAATCCCCCATGAGAAACAAATTAAAGGAGTTCGCATCGCTCACGGATTCGGTTATCACCCTCTAActaatgagtacaaggttgttagaaTCTGCTATATCGGAGACCTAGATAAACCTTCGAAAGGACAGGTTGAGGTGTATACACTTGGGAGTGGCAAGGGTTGGCGACATATATGTGAAACTAGTTATAATTTATGCTCCTATAGTACATATTCAGGAACTCCCTCGGGGGTATTATTTAATGGCGCTCTTCATTGGCTTCACATGGGATCTGACGGGATCATGGAGATGCTGGCCTTTGATTTGCATAGGGAGAATTTCGATGTTCTTCCTACGCCAGAAAGTCGGTTTGAACAATATTACCGCACGTCTAGACTTCGGATTATTAGAGGAAGGTTGTGTCATGTTTCTCAACATTTCGAGCGGGTAGGCTCGTGGGGAGTAAGTCGGGTATTGGACTTGTGGTTTTTAAAGAACAATAACAAGGAAATGACCAGTAGCAGTACTTACCCAAAAGAGCAATATGAATACAAGTACTCTTGGTTAACTGGGTGTAGCCACTGGGCACCAAATATGTTATTTGCTTGTACGAGTAAAGGGGAAGCCTTAATGGCGAAACATGGAAAAGTCTATCGTCTGAAGAACAGAGGAAAAAGAATTCCTGAGAGAAAAAGACGTCCTATAAGAACTTGGGAAATTAATAAAAACAATCAGAAGAGTTGTGTGGAACCAATACCACACATAAACAGCTTTGTTTCATTGAAAGCATTGGGAGAAAGAAGCGCAAAGATATTTGAAGAATCTCCAGATGGCGACCATATGCTTATATCTTCTGGACGAGCGACAAAGAGATTTAataaatcagcagcagcaacctcTCTCTGA
- the LOC113311327 gene encoding F-box protein At3g07870-like, translated as MEDSNRNCLPEEVTLNIFSRLPVETVLDCKLVYKAWRNLIRLHGNTNYFAYQHLERRHPAEPNHGDGSDCAPMSFVFFDCSAEPNQGPQELYYAEYQEDNEITDPKFSIKKFKINFDFQQDIFGIVGSCNGVICLSVCTKFKTHASRSLNPGDGPREPLYICNPITREILNLPGLSIPHEKQIKGVRIAHGFGYHPLTNEYKVVRICYIGDLDKPSKGQVEVYTLGSGKGWRHICETSYNLCSYSTYSGTPSGVLFNGALHWLHKGSDGIMEMLAFDLHRENFDVLPTPESRFEQYYRTSRLRIIRGRLCHVSQRFERVGSWGVSRVLDLWFLKNNNKEMTSSSTYPKEQYEYKYSWLTGCSHWAPNMLFACTSKGEALMAKHGKVYRLKNRGKRIPERKRRPIRTWEINKNNQKSCVEPIPHINSFVSLKALGERSAKIFEESPDGDHMLISSGRATKRFKSAAATSL; from the coding sequence ATGGAAGACAGTAATCGAAACTGTCTTCCTGAAGAAGTCACATTGAATATATTTTCTAGGTTACCTGTTGAGACTGTATTAGATTGTAAACTTGTATATAAGGCTTGGAGAAATCTCATACGTCTTCATGGTAATACCAATTACTTTGCTTATCAACATCTGGAGCGACGACACCCTGCTGAACCTAATCATGGTGATGGTTCTGATTGTGCACCGAtgagttttgttttctttgattgtTCTGCTGAACCTAATCAAGGACCTCAAGAGCTATACTATGCTGAGTATCAGGAGGACAATGAGATTACTGATCCTAAATTCAGCATAAAGAAGTTCAAGATTAACTTCGATTTTCAGCAAGACATATTTGGAATTGTTGGTTCGTGTAACGGAGTGATTTGTTTATCAGTATGCACAAAGTTCAAAACCCATGCCTCGAGATCCCTAAACCCTGGAGACGGACCCAGAGAACCTTTATACATATGTAACCCCATTACCAGAGAAATTTTGAATCTTCCAGGGTTGTCAATCCCCCATGAGAAACAAATTAAAGGAGTTCGCATCGCTCACGGATTCGGTTATCACCCTCTAActaatgagtacaaggttgttagaaTCTGCTATATCGGAGACCTAGATAAACCTTCCAAAGGACAGGTTGAGGTGTATACACTTGGGAGTGGCAAGGGTTGGCGACATATATGTGAAACTAGTTATAATTTATGCTCCTATAGTACATATTCAGGAACTCCCTCGGGGGTATTATTTAATGGCGCTCTTCATTGGCTTCACAAGGGATCTGACGGGATCATGGAGATGCTGGCCTTTGATTTGCATAGGGAGAATTTCGATGTTCTTCCTACGCCAGAAAGTCGGTTTGAACAATATTACCGCACGTCTAGACTTCGGATTATTAGAGGAAGGTTGTGTCATGTTTCTCAACGTTTCGAGCGGGTAGGCTCGTGGGGAGTAAGTCGGGTATTGGACTTGTGGTTTTTAAAGAACAATAACAAGGAAATGACCAGTAGCAGTACTTACCCAAAAGAGCAATATGAATACAAGTACTCTTGGTTAACTGGGTGTAGCCACTGGGCACCAAATATGTTATTTGCTTGTACGAGTAAAGGGGAAGCCTTAATGGCGAAACATGGAAAAGTCTATCGTCTGAAGAACAGAGGAAAAAGAATTCCTGAGAGAAAAAGACGTCCTATAAGAACTTGGGAAATTAATAAAAACAATCAGAAGAGTTGTGTGGAACCAATACCACACATAAACAGCTTTGTTTCATTGAAAGCATTAGGAGAAAGAAGCGCAAAGATATTTGAAGAATCTCCAGATGGCGACCATATGCTTATATCTTCTGGACGAGCGACAAAGAGATttaaatcagcagcagcaacctcTCTCTGA